The nucleotide sequence TGGCGGACACCCTAATTATTATATAATATAAAATCCAAACTAATTAGTTGTATGAGCGCGATTGAAAATACTATTATAGCTATTGTTTTAATGATTGGTTTGGGATATGTTCTTAAACGGATCGATTTTTTAAGCGAAAAGGACATTGACCCTTTCAATAAAATAGTAATGTATATTCTGATGCCATGCATGATTTTTCATGCAATTTATACGGCAGATTTGAATTCCATTTCAAATATGGGAATATTGCCTATCGTTATTTTAGGTTCTTCTCTAGCCACAGGTGCAGTTTCATTTATCATTTTAAAGCAATTTAAGTTGGATGATAAGACATTATGGTCTGTTCTTGTCACTGTAATGATTGCAAACACTGCATTTATGGGATATCCTGTCAATTTAGGAATTTATGGCCAAGACGGATTTTTAAGGGCAATCTTTTGTGATATTGCTACTTTAAGCACATTTCTATTGCTTTCATTTGTTCTGATTTTAAAATTTGGGGGAACTGTCAAAACCGCAGTCAAAAAAATAGCATTTTTCCCACCACTATGGGCAGTTATTTTGGGTCTGATTTTGAATTTCATCAATGTCCCAATAGGACCGGTTTTGGATAATACTGTAAACTATCTTGGTCAGGGTGCAATTCCTTTAATTATGGTTACTTTAGGTTTATCAATTGACTTTTCTGCATTGAAAAGATCAAGAGTAATGATTGCATTTACATCAATTATGAAATTGGCTTTCTTTCCATTCATAGCATTTCTATTAGCTACTTATTTAGGACTTGTTAATCTTGAACACACAGTATCTGTCATTGAAGCCGCAATGCCGTCAGGAATGATGTCACTTCTTTTAGTAATCACATATAAACTGGATTATGAAATGACCTCTGACTGCATATTAATCAACACTGTAATCTCTTTGATTACACTCCCGATAATTATCATGATTTTGTAGTAAAATTTGCAATTTTTTAACAAACCTAAATTTTTTATTTTTTAAAAAGACATTTATTTATCTTTATTTGAAATAAATATCAATAATCTGTTGTTTTATGCCTTTTAAAGCCATTTTAATCAATATTTTATTTCATCATATATAAACTTTACTCCAACATGTCATAAGAAAGCTTTATATATGTGTATTTACTACATATGTATATCTAATATTATGTAAAAATTTTTATATACTTTTTTTAAAAATTGCAATTTTATATATATTAGATATTTTTCACG is from uncultured Methanobrevibacter sp. and encodes:
- a CDS encoding AEC family transporter, whose translation is MSAIENTIIAIVLMIGLGYVLKRIDFLSEKDIDPFNKIVMYILMPCMIFHAIYTADLNSISNMGILPIVILGSSLATGAVSFIILKQFKLDDKTLWSVLVTVMIANTAFMGYPVNLGIYGQDGFLRAIFCDIATLSTFLLLSFVLILKFGGTVKTAVKKIAFFPPLWAVILGLILNFINVPIGPVLDNTVNYLGQGAIPLIMVTLGLSIDFSALKRSRVMIAFTSIMKLAFFPFIAFLLATYLGLVNLEHTVSVIEAAMPSGMMSLLLVITYKLDYEMTSDCILINTVISLITLPIIIMIL